The Streptomyces sp. NBC_00659 genomic interval GCTGGATCAAGCGGGGCCCGACCGGTGTCATCGGGACCAATCGCCCGTGCGCGAAGGAGACGGTGACCTCCCTGCTGGAGGACGCCCCCGGCCTCGTGAGGCGAGAGGCCGCCGATGATCCGCTCGCGGCGCTGCGGGCCGAGGGGATACGGCCGGTCGAATGGGCCGGATGGCAGGCGATCGAGCGAGCCGAGGCGGAGCTGGGAGCACGGCTGGGCCGCGAGGTGGTCAAGCTCCCCGACTGGGACGCGCTCTGGACGGCGGCACGAACGGCCGGGTTCTGACGCGGCACGGGCCGGCGACTCCCGGCGGCTCGCCGTGCGGCCGACTCCCGACAGCAGCGTGGACGGCCGGTTCCCGACGACCGCGCGGACGGCGCGGCGCCTCACGACCGCGGACGCACGCGTCTTCACGAGGGCACGAACGGCCGGGTTCTGACGCCGCCACGAACGGCTGGGTGCCGGCCGCCGTCGCGGGGGCGTGTCGCGCCCCGGGCGGCGGGCGGGTACCGCGGGGCACGGCCGCAGCGCACCTCGCGCCTCCAGCGCCCGCGCCGGCCCGAGGCGCGTCGGCACCGTGTCCGCCGGCCTCAGGTACTCGTGAGGATGACGAGTCGCTGCGTCGCCCGGGTCATCGCGACATAGCGGTCTACCGTGCCTTCCACGCCCGTGCCGAACTTCTCCGGGTCGACGAGGACGACCAGATCGAATTCGAGCCCCTTCGACAACTCCGGTGTCAGCGAACGGATCCGGGAGGTCGCCCGGAACGTGGGATCACCGATGACGCAGGCGATCCCCTCGGCGTGTTCGAGCAGCCAGGTGTCGAGCACCGACTCCAGGTCCGCGACCGAGCCGTGGACCACGGGGATGCCGGAACTGCGCACGGAGGTGGGCACGTTGGCGTCCGGCAGCGCGGCCCGGATGACGGACTCGGCCTCCGTCATGACCTCTTCCGGCGTCCGGTAGTTGATGGTCAGCGAGGCCACGTCGATCCGGTCGAGTCCGACCCGCCCGAGCCGTTCCTGCCAGGACTCGGCGAAACCGTGCCTGGCCTGGGCGCGGTCCCCGACGATGGTGAAACTCCGGGAAGGGCAGCGCAGGAGCAGCATCTGCCATTCCGCGTCGGTCAGTTCCTGGGCCTCGTCGACGACGATGTGCGCGAACGGCCCGGCGAGCAGGTCCGGTTCGGCGACGGGCAGTCCGCCCTCTTCGATCAGACTGTCCCTCAGGTCCTGTCCGCGCAGCATCGTCACCGCGCCCTCGCCGTCGTCGTCGGCCGCGAGCACGTTGTCGATGACGCCTGCCATGCGCTCGCGTTCCGCGGCCACGGAGACCTCGTGGCGGCGCCTTCGCAGGGACGTCTCCGGGTCGCCGAGCCGCTGTCGTGCCGCGTCCAGGACGGGCAGGTCGGACACCGTCCACGCCTGGGCGTCCGGGCGCTGGAGTCTGCGGACGTCGTCGGGGCCGAGCCACGGGGCGCACAACCGCAGGTAGGCGGGTACGGACCACAGGTCTGCGACGAGGTCGGCCGCGTCGAGCAGCGGCCACGCGCGGTCGAGGGTGCCGACGAGCTCCTGGTCGTGCAGCAGCGACCTGCGCAGCAGTTCGGGCGGGACGCCGTCGTCGTGCTTGTCCGTCAGGATCGCGAGCAGCGCCTCCCGGACCTGGTCGCGCGCCTCGTTGTGCGGAGTGCCCGGTTCCGCCGCCTGGAACGCCTCGGCCCAGTCGTCGGCACTCAGCAGGACGTCGGCCCACGGGGTCGTGACCGTCATCCCCCGGGCAGGCGGCTCCTCGTAGAACCTGACGGCCGTCTCGATCGCCTTCACCATGTCCGCGGACGACTTCAGGAGGGCCACGTCCGGGTCGGGCTCGACCGTCGCCCCGGGCCCCTCGGCGACGAGGTCGCGCAGTGTGCAGGTCTGTACGCCCTCTTCGCCGAGGCTGGGCAGGACGTCGGCGACGTAGGCCAGATAGGGCTGGTGCGGACCGACGAACAGCACGCCGCCGCGCCGGTGGCCGAGCCGGGGGTCGGAGTAGAGGAGGTAGGCGGAACGGTGCAGCGCGACGACCGTCTTGC includes:
- the helR gene encoding RNA polymerase recycling motor ATPase HelR; the protein is MSPLTTSAFRLPGRLSAKADPALIAGDARHFAAVAESLERAIAELSDRLDAERRAPGGLGREAMERDLEIHRLTGRLRALRRFGLDLCLGHIVAEDGSGPVYIGRLGLTDSEGRRLLTDWRSPAAEPFFAATHARPMGLASRRRYRWTGGRISDYWDEVFTADGLERHAALDDQSAFIAGLGGSRSARMRDVLATIQSDQDAVIRAGSRGALVVDGGPGTGKTVVALHRSAYLLYSDPRLGHRRGGVLFVGPHQPYLAYVADVLPSLGEEGVQTCTLRDLVAEGPGATVEPDPDVALLKSSADMVKAIETAVRFYEEPPARGMTVTTPWADVLLSADDWAEAFQAAEPGTPHNEARDQVREALLAILTDKHDDGVPPELLRRSLLHDQELVGTLDRAWPLLDAADLVADLWSVPAYLRLCAPWLGPDDVRRLQRPDAQAWTVSDLPVLDAARQRLGDPETSLRRRRHEVSVAAERERMAGVIDNVLAADDDGEGAVTMLRGQDLRDSLIEEGGLPVAEPDLLAGPFAHIVVDEAQELTDAEWQMLLLRCPSRSFTIVGDRAQARHGFAESWQERLGRVGLDRIDVASLTINYRTPEEVMTEAESVIRAALPDANVPTSVRSSGIPVVHGSVADLESVLDTWLLEHAEGIACVIGDPTFRATSRIRSLTPELSKGLEFDLVVLVDPEKFGTGVEGTVDRYVAMTRATQRLVILTST